From Chrysiogenia bacterium:
CCTTCCTGGGTCAGAGCCGTTCGGTGCAGATCGTCAAAGATATCGAGAACTACATCAGCACCACGTTCCCGGGCCTCCAGCACGGCGTCACCGGGCTGCTAGTCCTCTACAACAACATGGGCGACTACGTGAACCGCACCCTTCGCGAGAGTTTCCTCATGGCGGTCGTGATCATCATGATCATCATCGGCATTGCGCTGGGCTCGCCGCGCTGGGCGCTGCTCTCGGTCATTCCCAACATCTTCCCGGTGATCTGGGTACTCGGGCTCATGGGTTTCACCGGCATTCCACTCGACGTGGGCACGGTGCTCGTAGCGGGCATCACCATCGGCATTGCCGTCGATGATTCGATCCACTTCCTCTCGCGCTATTCGCAGGCCAGGAAACGCGGGCTCGGCGCGCAGGATGCCATTGCCCACGTGCTGCGCCACTCGGGACGCGCCATCGTGTTCACCAGCGTGATCCTGGCCGGCGGTTTCTGGATGCTGGTCTTTGCCCAGTTCAAGCCGACCGCCTACCTGGGACTCATCTCGGGTGTCACCATCGTCTTCGCCCTGCTGGCCGATCTGCTGGTTCTGCCCGCCATTCTCTACCTCGTCGATGGGAATGGCGAGGAGAGCGCGGCTGCTCCCACCGAAGAGGCCTGAGCCGCGATTTCCCGAATCAGTACCGGCACTTGGGGCATCCCACCAGCGAGCGACCCGCCCGGCGGAGAACGCGTCGGCAACCATGCTTGACCCGCGCGCTGCCCATGGGTTAACACAAGGCGCTCGCCGGGGCTTAAAAGCCTTGGTATTCCAGCAAGTTAAGTGCGTTTTCGAGCGCCGCTCCCGAAGGGAGGGCGCCCGGGCAGACGCCAGAAGACAAGGACGAGACAATGCCGGTAAATGTTCGCATTCCCACCCCGCTGCGCAAGCTGACCGACAACCGTGACCAGGTGGAGGCCGAAGGCGCCACCGTGGGCGCGCTCATCGAAGATCTTGAGAAGAAGCACCCGGGTCTCAAAGAGCGCCTGTGCGATGAAGACGGCAAGGTCCGCCGCTTCGTCAACGTCTTTCTCAACGACGAAGACATCCGCTTTCTCGAGAGCCTCGACACCCCGGTCAAGGACGGCGACGAGCTCGCGCTCGTGCCCGCCATTGCCGGCGGTCGCTGAGCCGAACAACCCGCGCGATCAAAGTCCCCGCCCGCGTGCGGGGGCTTTTTTCTCTCGCGTGATTTTCGCGACACCGGAAACCACAGACCCATGGGCTTCAGCAATCCCCACTACAATGTGATCGAGTTCCCCGACGCCAAAGAGCGCGAGGCGCTCTTTCCCAAGGGCTCGATCCTCAACCTTGTGGGCAACACCCCGCTGGTGCGGCTTCGCAATGTGACCCGCGAACTGCCGGAGGGCGTGGAAGTCTGGGGCAAGTGCGAGTGGATGAACCCCTCGGGTTCGGTAAAAGCGCGCCCTGCCCTGTGGATGATCAAGGACGGCCTGAAAACCGGCAAGCTCCATCCCGGCAAGACGATCCTCGATTCGACCTCGGGCAACACCGGCATTGCGCTCGCCATGATCGGCGCGGCGCTGGGATACCCGGTGACGCTGGTCATGCCCGCCAACGCCAGCGAGGAGCGCAAGAAGATCCTGCGCGCCTACGGGGCCGAGCTGATTCTCTCCGATCCGATGGAGGGATCCGACGGCGCGATCATCAAGTGCCGCGAGATTCTGGGGGCCGATACCGCCGGCAAGTATTACAAGCCCGATCAGTATTTCAATCCTGCCAATCCCCAGGCCCACTACGAATCGACCGGCCCGGAGATCTGGAAACAGACCGGCGGCCGTGTGACCCACTTTTTCTCGAGCTTGGGAACCGGCGGCACGTGCTCTGGCACCGGGCGCTACCTGCGCGAGGTAAGCGGCGAGAAGGTCCGCATCCTGGCGGTCGAGCCCGACAGCCCCTTCCACGGGATCGAGGGGCTCAAGCACATGGAAAGCTCCATCGTGCCCGGCACCTACGACGCGCAGGTCCACCACGAGAAGCTGCCCGCCCCCACCGACAGCGCCTACGACATGTGCGTGCGCGTCGCCAAGGAAGAAGGCATGCTCGTGGGCCAGAGCTCGGGCGCGACCATCGATTGCGCCATTCGCTACGCCAGGAAGAACAACATCACCGAGGGGGTGTTCGTCCTCATCCTCTGCGACAGCGCCGAGCGGTACCTCACCACGGCCGTCTGGCGCGATACCGAGGACGAGTTCGAGGCTCGCAAGCAGGCCCACGAGGCCGCCGGTGAGGCGAGCCCCAGCCACGGCAGCGAGCTGTGAGCCAGCGGAGCAAACCATGAGAAAACTCACCCTGAGCCAGGAAACGGCCGACGCGATCCGAAGGCACTGTGAGAGCACCTACCCCAACGAGGGTGTGGGCCTGCTGGTGGGGCGCCTCGACGGCGACGACCACATCATTGCCCGCGCCGTGCCGGTCACGAACGTCGATCCCAAGCCCGATTTCTTCCGCTGGGATGACAAGGAATACCTGCAGGTCGACAAGGCCGCGCGGGGCGACGGGCTCGACATCATCGGGCTCTTCCATTCCCACCCCGACCACCCGGCCATTCCCTCGAAGACGGACTTCGAGTTTGCCGAGCCCTGGGGCGATACCTTTGCCTGGATTATCGTGAGCTGTAAGAAGGGGGTCTCGGACACGTTCCGAAGCTGGACGGTTGACCCCGGTCTGGGCAAGATCGGCGAGTTCCGTGAGCAGGATGTTCACTTCGCCGAAGAGAAAATCGAGATCACCCAAAAGTAGAG
This genomic window contains:
- a CDS encoding MMPL family transporter gives rise to the protein TIPEVSKTISVVDFVERLNKSLHAERPEFDRVPVQADFEPGGAEVKYLEETATEEELAIAKETGTISAKDYIAQILLLYTIQDPKEDLTDMVDYPYENARISARIPFLGQSRSVQIVKDIENYISTTFPGLQHGVTGLLVLYNNMGDYVNRTLRESFLMAVVIIMIIIGIALGSPRWALLSVIPNIFPVIWVLGLMGFTGIPLDVGTVLVAGITIGIAVDDSIHFLSRYSQARKRGLGAQDAIAHVLRHSGRAIVFTSVILAGGFWMLVFAQFKPTAYLGLISGVTIVFALLADLLVLPAILYLVDGNGEESAAAPTEEA
- a CDS encoding MoaD/ThiS family protein, coding for MPVNVRIPTPLRKLTDNRDQVEAEGATVGALIEDLEKKHPGLKERLCDEDGKVRRFVNVFLNDEDIRFLESLDTPVKDGDELALVPAIAGGR
- a CDS encoding pyridoxal-phosphate dependent enzyme, whose product is MGFSNPHYNVIEFPDAKEREALFPKGSILNLVGNTPLVRLRNVTRELPEGVEVWGKCEWMNPSGSVKARPALWMIKDGLKTGKLHPGKTILDSTSGNTGIALAMIGAALGYPVTLVMPANASEERKKILRAYGAELILSDPMEGSDGAIIKCREILGADTAGKYYKPDQYFNPANPQAHYESTGPEIWKQTGGRVTHFFSSLGTGGTCSGTGRYLREVSGEKVRILAVEPDSPFHGIEGLKHMESSIVPGTYDAQVHHEKLPAPTDSAYDMCVRVAKEEGMLVGQSSGATIDCAIRYARKNNITEGVFVLILCDSAERYLTTAVWRDTEDEFEARKQAHEAAGEASPSHGSEL
- a CDS encoding M67 family metallopeptidase; its protein translation is MRKLTLSQETADAIRRHCESTYPNEGVGLLVGRLDGDDHIIARAVPVTNVDPKPDFFRWDDKEYLQVDKAARGDGLDIIGLFHSHPDHPAIPSKTDFEFAEPWGDTFAWIIVSCKKGVSDTFRSWTVDPGLGKIGEFREQDVHFAEEKIEITQK